The Methanococcoides methylutens MM1 genome has a window encoding:
- a CDS encoding heavy-metal-associated domain-containing protein, protein MKVTIDVHGMTCMHCHGRVISVSSSLEGTKTVQKSLEDNNTNVSFDLEKVTIDEVRQVVIGTGQEVVKI, encoded by the coding sequence ATGAAAGTCACGATCGATGTCCATGGAATGACCTGCATGCATTGCCATGGCAGGGTTATAAGTGTCAGTTCTTCACTTGAAGGTACGAAAACTGTGCAAAAAAGCCTTGAGGACAACAATACTAATGTTAGCTTTGATCTCGAAAAAGTGACCATTGATGAGGTCAGGCAGGTCGTTATAGGTACTGGTCAGGAGGTTGTGAAAATATGA
- a CDS encoding heavy-metal-associated domain-containing protein → MVETTIKVEGMSCGHCQMTVTKAISGVEGVSSVDVDLEKGEANVSYDPEATDIDTIKKAVNDSGYKA, encoded by the coding sequence ATGGTTGAAACAACTATAAAGGTAGAGGGTATGTCCTGTGGACATTGCCAGATGACCGTTACAAAAGCAATATCAGGAGTTGAAGGCGTCTCTTCTGTTGATGTTGATCTGGAGAAAGGAGAAGCCAATGTATCCTATGATCCAGAGGCAACAGATATTGATACAATTAAAAAAGCAGTCAATGATTCCGGCTATAAAGCCTGA
- a CDS encoding YHS domain-containing protein, with protein METTDPTVVLVKDPVCGMKIDKRTAKFKSEYNGETYYFCSLSCKKTFDENPEKVHLVS; from the coding sequence ATGGAAACTACAGATCCAACAGTGGTATTAGTTAAGGATCCTGTGTGTGGTATGAAAATTGATAAAAGGACTGCAAAGTTCAAAAGTGAATATAATGGAGAAACCTACTATTTTTGTTCCCTTTCATGCAAGAAAACGTTCGATGAAAATCCAGAAAAAGTACATTTAGTTAGTTAA
- a CDS encoding heavy metal translocating P-type ATPase, translating to MDSAENHEPDEKMSHEHEMHGMEHEGKSHHAMMMEDFKKRFIVSLILTFPVLILSPAIQSVLGFEFKFFGSLFVLFILSSVIYFYGGHPFLKGIFNELKTRQPGMMTLIAIAISVAYFYSSAVVFGLPGKFFFWELVTLIDVMLLGHWTEMRSVLGASRALEELVKIMPSEAHLIKDGGTVDIRVDELKVGDQVLVKPGEKIPIDGIVIEGETSVNEAMLTGESKPVSKKSGDEIIGGAINSEGSLRIEVKKTGEDTYLNQVIELVRTAQESKSKTQDLANKAALVLTIIAISVGTLTLVAWLSFGQEFVFALERAVTVMVIACPHALGLAIPLVVAVSTSLAAGSGLLIRERQAFERARNLQAIVFDKTGTLTEGKFGVTDIVPLADTDKDEILRLSASMEAYSEHPIALGVVNSAKEQNIELDNVEDFKSIPGKGVEGSIQGRRLKVVSPGYLKENGIELQNDQIEKIQQQGKTVVFLLEGDIPLGAVGLADIIRKESKEAIEKLRSMDVKCMMLTGDNRFVAQWVAEELELDDYFAEVLPHEKSQTIKEIQEKYTVAMVGDGVNDAPALVQADVGIAIGAGTDVAIESADIILVKSDPRDAIDIILLSKKTYSKMFQNILWATGYNAFAIPLAAGVLIGYGILLSPAAGAVLMSLSTVIVSINAKSLKMG from the coding sequence ATGGACTCAGCAGAAAACCATGAACCAGATGAAAAAATGTCTCATGAGCATGAAATGCACGGGATGGAACATGAAGGAAAAAGTCATCACGCCATGATGATGGAGGATTTCAAAAAGAGATTTATTGTTTCACTAATTCTTACGTTTCCTGTTCTTATTCTATCACCAGCCATACAATCAGTTTTAGGCTTTGAGTTTAAGTTTTTTGGTTCACTTTTTGTCCTCTTCATATTATCTTCAGTAATTTATTTTTATGGAGGGCACCCCTTCCTTAAAGGGATCTTTAACGAGCTAAAAACTAGACAACCAGGCATGATGACACTTATTGCAATTGCCATAAGTGTGGCCTACTTCTACAGTTCTGCAGTAGTTTTTGGATTACCAGGAAAGTTCTTTTTCTGGGAACTTGTTACACTAATAGATGTCATGCTTCTTGGGCACTGGACTGAAATGCGTTCTGTGCTGGGTGCATCAAGAGCTCTGGAAGAACTTGTAAAGATAATGCCTTCCGAAGCCCATCTTATAAAAGATGGGGGAACAGTTGATATCCGTGTGGATGAACTGAAAGTCGGAGATCAAGTACTAGTCAAACCTGGTGAGAAGATACCTATTGATGGAATTGTGATTGAAGGAGAGACCAGTGTTAATGAAGCAATGCTTACAGGAGAATCCAAACCAGTATCTAAGAAGAGTGGGGATGAAATTATCGGCGGGGCTATCAATAGCGAAGGCTCCCTGCGTATAGAAGTCAAGAAAACTGGAGAGGATACCTATCTAAATCAGGTTATTGAGCTTGTTAGGACTGCACAAGAAAGCAAATCCAAAACGCAGGATCTGGCAAACAAAGCTGCTTTGGTGCTTACAATCATAGCCATAAGTGTTGGAACGTTGACCCTTGTGGCATGGCTATCCTTTGGCCAGGAATTTGTTTTTGCTCTTGAGAGAGCGGTTACTGTTATGGTAATAGCATGTCCACATGCATTAGGCTTGGCCATTCCTCTTGTTGTTGCGGTATCCACATCTCTGGCAGCAGGCTCGGGTCTGCTTATCAGAGAAAGACAGGCTTTTGAGAGAGCAAGGAACCTTCAGGCAATTGTTTTTGACAAAACTGGAACTCTTACAGAAGGTAAGTTTGGTGTCACAGACATAGTACCTCTTGCAGATACAGATAAAGATGAAATACTAAGATTATCTGCTTCTATGGAAGCGTACTCAGAGCACCCCATTGCTCTTGGCGTTGTAAACAGTGCAAAGGAACAAAATATTGAACTAGACAACGTTGAAGATTTCAAATCAATTCCTGGAAAAGGTGTTGAGGGTTCAATTCAGGGAAGAAGATTGAAAGTAGTAAGCCCAGGGTACCTTAAAGAAAATGGAATTGAACTTCAAAATGATCAAATCGAGAAAATACAACAGCAGGGTAAAACCGTTGTGTTTTTGCTTGAAGGTGATATACCATTGGGTGCAGTGGGACTTGCAGACATCATAAGAAAGGAATCAAAAGAAGCTATTGAGAAACTCAGGTCTATGGACGTTAAGTGCATGATGCTCACAGGTGACAATAGGTTTGTTGCTCAATGGGTGGCTGAAGAACTCGAACTTGATGATTACTTCGCTGAAGTTTTACCTCATGAAAAATCCCAGACCATAAAAGAAATTCAGGAAAAGTATACTGTAGCCATGGTTGGAGATGGTGTTAACGATGCTCCCGCTCTTGTTCAGGCAGATGTGGGTATTGCCATAGGAGCTGGAACAGATGTAGCTATTGAAAGTGCAGACATTATTCTTGTAAAAAGCGATCCTAGAGACGCAATTGACATCATTCTTCTTTCAAAGAAAACTTACTCAAAGATGTTCCAAAATATTCTCTGGGCGACGGGTTATAATGCCTTTGCAATTCCTTTAGCAGCTGGAGTCTTAATTGGCTATGGAATATTGCTAAGTCCTGCGGCAGGAGCGGTTCTCATGAGTCTTAGTACAGTCATAGTATCCATAAACGCAAAGTCGCTGAAGATGGGTTAA
- a CDS encoding winged helix-turn-helix domain-containing protein, giving the protein MGKTMQQIVSVGEAISHPLRLKLLYMLSEREWYVYELAKELSVSRQVLYLHLKRLEKAGFVESDLRLEDDDMRAKKFFRLKEFEVSLGIDDLKQFFE; this is encoded by the coding sequence ATGGGAAAAACAATGCAGCAGATAGTATCTGTAGGTGAGGCTATTTCACATCCACTAAGACTCAAGCTTCTCTATATGCTTTCAGAGAGGGAATGGTATGTGTATGAACTTGCCAAAGAGCTCAGCGTTTCCCGACAGGTTCTGTATCTTCACTTAAAACGCCTCGAAAAAGCTGGATTTGTAGAAAGTGATCTTCGTCTTGAAGACGACGATATGAGAGCAAAGAAATTTTTTAGGCTCAAGGAATTTGAAGTTTCACTTGGTATTGATGATCTGAAACAGTTCTTTGAGTGA
- a CDS encoding PepSY domain-containing protein produces the protein MRKITNIFLVGAILLVGAGMIGLTVQTDTVQAAYGSGPGAGWGGCPAYGSGYSGYNQPAAYSGYSDLNVESIEDALDIAREQIDADVSEENIYQMGRWWVVYYTNDDGVVMQSYIDAFTGEVVDTTDQTYNYANTGRGYGMMYGAGYGHGMGYGRMYRYW, from the coding sequence ATGAGAAAAATAACGAACATTTTTTTGGTCGGTGCTATACTTCTTGTGGGTGCAGGAATGATTGGTCTGACTGTGCAAACTGATACTGTCCAAGCTGCTTATGGTTCAGGTCCTGGAGCAGGATGGGGCGGATGCCCTGCATATGGTTCAGGATATTCGGGTTATAACCAGCCAGCTGCCTATTCAGGATATTCTGATCTGAATGTTGAAAGCATTGAAGATGCACTGGATATAGCCAGGGAGCAAATCGATGCTGATGTGAGTGAGGAGAATATCTACCAGATGGGCAGATGGTGGGTTGTGTATTACACGAACGATGATGGTGTCGTAATGCAAAGTTACATCGATGCATTCACAGGAGAGGTGGTAGATACTACAGATCAAACATACAACTATGCCAATACAGGACGTGGATATGGCATGATGTACGGTGCTGGCTATGGTCACGGTATGGGCTATGGCAGAATGTATCGTTACTGGTAA
- a CDS encoding cytochrome c: MTRKIVMTFVLIGIVLAVAGCVYERTPYNMPHQEYGWNEPGFMYPDQYDPSLDSNIITEFDSNGEMIYYTGFNENEQQIPVSGGPHWLYVHGGSCVSCHGVDGKGGVPIMMGTVTPPDITYETLTAEEEHEDEHEEHPPYTDETIKIAIREGKDPAGEELDYTMPKWDMSDKDIEDLIDYLKTL, translated from the coding sequence TTGACAAGAAAAATTGTCATGACATTTGTTTTGATTGGAATAGTACTAGCAGTAGCTGGATGTGTGTACGAAAGGACTCCTTACAACATGCCACATCAAGAGTATGGATGGAATGAGCCTGGATTCATGTATCCTGATCAATATGATCCATCATTGGATTCCAATATTATTACAGAATTTGACTCTAACGGAGAAATGATCTACTATACTGGGTTTAATGAGAATGAACAACAAATACCAGTAAGTGGTGGACCTCATTGGCTTTATGTTCACGGCGGTAGTTGTGTAAGTTGTCATGGGGTAGATGGCAAAGGTGGAGTACCAATCATGATGGGGACTGTAACTCCTCCAGATATCACCTATGAAACCCTGACTGCTGAAGAAGAGCACGAAGATGAACATGAAGAACATCCCCCATACACCGATGAAACAATCAAGATTGCTATAAGGGAAGGAAAAGATCCTGCTGGCGAGGAACTTGATTACACAATGCCAAAGTGGGATATGTCAGATAAGGATATTGAAGATCTGATTGACTATCTGAAAACGCTTTGA
- a CDS encoding AarF/ABC1/UbiB kinase family protein — protein sequence MLDETPPTVFIWKSSLRRKQICNMMLEKSKRYATIIRVFLKYNLFSLMYKDIHKNYISNKKCTCALDLKNRSNAAKVRLAFEELGPSFIKLGQMLSKRPDLVPYTYILELEKLQDKVKPLDFDKMRESFETECICEMGKGKHEHNPACYHCNDILNVFDELDATPIASASIGQVYQGFLNGKKVAVKIARPNLIDTINLDLEIINDLKPIMTKIMGVGDNFDSDQFLQEFKEMLHNELDYKTEAMNMLRFYENFKDVKDVVIPKVYLDYCRESVLVMDFVEGTLVKDLGDIDQDMKSRYAQLISSSYLKQVYLDGFYHADPHGGNIVVKDDTIAFIDFGAVGKIDDELRRNMLNLFYAINKKKVDMAADAFLKIGKVNKEDIDISRFKWDIDELITKQHRVIGERKSDSYALLALKYNMSIPSAFSTLERALILVEAVCLNLDSNYNLMDEARPIISKSLKERYSPTHAVEFVQMEGDEYIDIFKNLPSGINDVIETIRGYKLERLEAKSNTLKRYRLLGESMRYALLIVLIFSSVYLIVQGDFSSLGIVGFFLSLILSTYTLRSSL from the coding sequence TTGCTGGACGAAACCCCTCCCACGGTTTTTATATGGAAATCCTCTTTAAGAAGAAAACAAATATGTAATATGATGTTGGAAAAATCCAAACGATATGCAACTATCATTAGGGTGTTCTTGAAGTATAATCTGTTTTCATTGATGTACAAGGATATTCATAAAAATTACATTTCCAACAAGAAATGCACATGTGCTTTAGATTTAAAGAATCGAAGCAATGCTGCAAAGGTCCGTCTTGCTTTTGAGGAACTTGGGCCAAGTTTTATAAAATTAGGTCAGATGTTGAGCAAACGTCCTGATCTAGTTCCATACACCTACATATTGGAACTCGAAAAATTACAGGACAAAGTCAAACCACTTGACTTTGATAAGATGCGTGAATCCTTTGAAACCGAGTGCATTTGCGAGATGGGGAAGGGGAAGCATGAACACAATCCTGCCTGTTATCATTGTAATGACATATTGAATGTATTCGATGAACTTGATGCAACACCGATAGCAAGTGCATCAATAGGCCAAGTATACCAAGGATTCCTTAACGGCAAGAAGGTCGCAGTGAAGATTGCGCGTCCAAACCTGATTGATACGATAAATTTAGATCTTGAAATAATCAATGATCTGAAACCTATTATGACAAAAATAATGGGAGTCGGGGATAACTTTGATTCTGATCAGTTCCTTCAAGAATTCAAAGAAATGCTACACAATGAGCTTGATTACAAAACTGAAGCTATGAACATGCTGCGCTTCTATGAGAATTTTAAAGACGTGAAAGATGTAGTGATTCCAAAGGTCTACCTTGATTACTGTAGAGAAAGCGTACTTGTCATGGATTTTGTAGAAGGAACTTTGGTTAAAGATCTGGGTGATATCGACCAGGATATGAAGTCTCGATATGCCCAACTTATAAGCTCGAGTTACCTGAAACAAGTATATCTAGATGGATTTTACCACGCCGATCCACACGGTGGGAATATTGTAGTTAAAGACGATACGATAGCATTCATTGATTTTGGTGCTGTGGGTAAAATTGATGATGAGTTAAGGCGTAACATGTTGAACTTGTTTTATGCTATAAACAAAAAGAAAGTGGATATGGCAGCAGATGCGTTTTTGAAGATCGGTAAGGTGAACAAAGAAGATATCGATATTTCAAGATTTAAGTGGGATATTGATGAACTAATCACAAAACAACATCGAGTTATTGGGGAACGTAAAAGCGATAGTTATGCACTTCTTGCTTTGAAATATAACATGTCAATTCCAAGTGCATTTTCTACTCTCGAACGTGCACTTATACTAGTTGAAGCAGTGTGCCTTAACCTTGATTCCAACTACAACCTCATGGATGAAGCACGACCAATCATATCTAAATCCCTGAAAGAGCGTTATTCACCAACTCATGCAGTTGAATTTGTCCAAATGGAAGGTGATGAATATATAGACATATTCAAAAACCTGCCGTCAGGGATTAATGATGTAATTGAAACAATTCGCGGATACAAACTTGAAAGGTTAGAAGCCAAGAGCAATACTCTCAAAAGGTATCGTCTACTTGGAGAATCAATGAGATATGCATTACTAATAGTCCTGATATTCTCATCCGTATATCTGATTGTCCAGGGAGATTTCAGTTCTTTGGGAATTGTCGGATTTTTTTTATCACTTATTCTGAGTACCTATACGCTGAGAAGCTCTTTATAA
- the cas1 gene encoding CRISPR-associated endonuclease Cas1 yields the protein MKLLLLNGHGINMRVDNAKLHIKDGRFTTTEEPQEYVFSPKRMDIDSIIVYGQSGSLSFEAIRWLIKHNIQITILDWNGKLLTTMLPPESTNVKTKFAQYHAYEDQESRIKLAKKFIEAKISKSEAVLDYLKQRYPEIEYDFSDDKAKLEKVKSIRDILGVEGGVAWKYWNEYAKAVPKGYDFKARTDNYTRASNAGDKVNVMLNYGYALLESECLRAINSVGLDAHVGFLHEMNQSKYSLAYDLQEPFRFIVDLAVMNLIEKGAMDNKDFVRTESFSLRLRPTGARKVTEEFNSVMNGKVEYRKKNSSWGSVLLFKVRELSHHLVGKRKTVEFKNPSYKIERHDSDDMRKKILDMSYTEWKKLGFSKGTLHYLKQNAKSNKPFTLNAHVRERLDHWITG from the coding sequence ATGAAACTTTTGCTTCTAAATGGCCATGGCATTAACATGCGTGTCGATAATGCCAAACTCCATATCAAAGATGGCAGGTTCACAACAACAGAAGAACCTCAGGAATACGTATTCTCCCCCAAGAGGATGGATATTGATAGCATTATTGTATATGGTCAAAGTGGATCTCTTAGTTTTGAAGCTATCCGATGGTTGATTAAACACAATATACAAATCACAATACTGGATTGGAATGGTAAATTGCTGACAACAATGCTTCCTCCTGAAAGTACCAACGTAAAGACAAAGTTTGCTCAGTACCACGCATATGAAGATCAGGAATCAAGGATCAAGCTTGCCAAGAAGTTCATTGAGGCTAAGATATCCAAATCGGAAGCTGTTCTTGATTACCTTAAACAGAGGTATCCTGAGATTGAGTATGATTTCTCTGATGATAAAGCAAAACTTGAGAAAGTCAAATCCATAAGAGATATACTTGGTGTTGAAGGTGGTGTTGCCTGGAAATACTGGAATGAGTATGCTAAGGCTGTTCCTAAAGGATATGATTTCAAGGCAAGGACTGATAATTATACAAGGGCTTCAAATGCAGGCGATAAAGTCAATGTAATGCTGAATTATGGGTACGCTTTGCTTGAATCGGAGTGCCTGAGAGCCATCAATTCAGTTGGTCTTGATGCTCATGTAGGTTTTTTGCATGAGATGAATCAGAGCAAGTACAGTCTTGCTTATGATCTACAAGAGCCGTTCAGGTTTATTGTTGATCTTGCTGTTATGAACCTGATTGAAAAGGGAGCTATGGACAATAAGGACTTTGTGAGGACTGAAAGCTTCTCATTGAGGCTTAGACCAACTGGAGCAAGGAAGGTTACTGAAGAGTTCAATTCTGTAATGAACGGTAAAGTTGAGTACAGGAAAAAGAACAGTTCCTGGGGATCTGTCCTGTTGTTCAAGGTAAGGGAGTTAAGCCATCATCTTGTCGGGAAGAGGAAAACTGTTGAATTCAAGAACCCCTCCTATAAAATTGAGAGGCATGATTCGGATGATATGAGAAAGAAGATTCTTGATATGTCTTACACTGAATGGAAGAAGCTTGGTTTCTCTAAGGGTACTTTGCATTACCTGAAGCAGAACGCTAAGAGTAATAAACCGTTTACACTCAATGCTCATGTGAGAGAGAGGTTGGATCACTGGATTACAGGCTAA